In candidate division WOR-3 bacterium, the following proteins share a genomic window:
- the uvsE gene encoding UV DNA damage repair endonuclease UvsE, whose translation MRIGYPCINLSLECRGTRTFRLRSYSTPRFKQTLANNLACLQKTIEWNIKHNLLFFRISSDLVPFASHPVCKFPWQKVFQREFRIIGRLIKKAQMRISMHPDQFVLLNALDERVVRNSVRELKYHSDVLDLLNLPASAKVQIHIGGVYGDKDKSIDRFIQRYEKLPQAIKRRLVIENDDRLYNVSDCLKISEETGIPVLFDSFHHEVNPNGDDLRTAFEKCALTWRKRDGLPMVDYSSQKPSSRFGSHSEHINPSHFRRFLFQLAGYHFDLMLEIKDKEKSALTALKIYQSLKIGG comes from the coding sequence ATGCGCATCGGTTATCCCTGTATCAACCTTTCCCTTGAATGCCGGGGAACAAGGACCTTTCGCCTCCGCTCCTATTCTACGCCAAGGTTCAAACAGACTTTAGCCAACAACCTTGCCTGTCTGCAAAAGACAATAGAATGGAACATCAAACACAACCTGCTCTTTTTCCGCATCAGTTCTGACCTTGTGCCGTTTGCCTCGCATCCGGTCTGCAAATTTCCCTGGCAAAAGGTGTTTCAAAGGGAGTTTCGCATTATCGGCAGGCTGATAAAAAAGGCGCAGATGCGCATCTCAATGCATCCTGACCAGTTTGTCCTTCTGAATGCGCTTGATGAAAGGGTTGTCCGCAATTCGGTTCGTGAACTGAAATACCATTCCGATGTCCTTGATTTGCTCAACCTGCCTGCAAGCGCCAAGGTTCAGATTCACATCGGTGGCGTTTATGGAGATAAAGACAAAAGCATTGACCGTTTTATCCAGCGCTACGAAAAACTGCCACAAGCAATCAAGCGCCGGCTGGTGATTGAGAATGACGACCGGCTTTACAATGTCTCTGACTGTCTGAAAATTAGTGAAGAAACCGGCATCCCGGTCCTTTTTGACTCATTTCATCACGAGGTGAATCCGAATGGCGACGATTTAAGAACCGCCTTTGAAAAATGCGCCCTTACCTGGCGAAAAAGGGATGGATTGCCGATGGTTGATTACAGTTCCCAGAAGCCCTCTTCCCGTTTCGGCTCTCATTCTGAACACATCAACCCTTCCCATTTCCGGCGCTTTCTTTTTCAACTTGCCGGTTATCATTTTGACCTGATGCTGGAAATCAAGGACAAGGAAAAAAGCGCGCTTACCGCACTTAAAATCTACCAATCGCTCAAAATAGGCGGATAA